The following are encoded together in the Ktedonobacterales bacterium genome:
- a CDS encoding 4Fe-4S dicluster domain-containing protein: MIYIDFIERHDTVATSPTLCMHCEDPLAPCAQVCPAQAILVSPDGVVHQADETRCIYCRNCVYACPFGVPKFNVESHYMRKCNLCYDRTSQGKGPMCATVCPTQAIFYGTYEEWLAAGRGKQGAKPVNVFYFGRQRVQTRNYVVMTEEDEALDLMAMVEAASLGKREAMPEATAAYNAAQWVDAEAAGIPQRAAPPQPWTPRTLPQPEPAHSPASALPGTER; encoded by the coding sequence ATGATCTATATAGATTTCATCGAGCGCCATGATACGGTGGCGACTTCGCCCACGCTCTGTATGCACTGTGAAGATCCGCTGGCTCCCTGTGCGCAGGTCTGCCCAGCGCAGGCCATTCTGGTCAGCCCGGATGGGGTGGTGCATCAGGCCGATGAGACGCGCTGTATCTATTGTCGCAACTGTGTCTATGCCTGCCCGTTTGGGGTGCCCAAGTTCAACGTGGAAAGCCACTATATGCGCAAGTGTAACCTGTGCTATGACCGGACGAGCCAGGGCAAAGGGCCGATGTGTGCTACTGTCTGCCCAACGCAGGCGATCTTCTACGGCACGTATGAGGAATGGCTAGCTGCGGGCCGTGGAAAGCAGGGAGCAAAGCCGGTAAATGTCTTCTACTTTGGCCGACAGCGTGTGCAAACCCGCAACTATGTGGTGATGACCGAAGAGGATGAGGCGTTGGACCTCATGGCAATGGTTGAAGCAGCCAGTCTGGGTAAACGGGAAGCGATGCCGGAAGCCACAGCAGCATACAATGCTGCCCAATGGGTGGATGCCGAAGCGGCAGGCATTCCCCAGCGCGCAGCGCCGCCACAGCCCTGGACACCGCGCACGCTGCCACAGCCTGAACCTGCGCATTCGCCAGCATCAGCCTTGCCAGGCACTGAACGCTGA
- the purM gene encoding phosphoribosylformylglycinamidine cyclo-ligase, whose amino-acid sequence MSDAYRRAGVDITAGDAAARSYRPHAARTWRPEVLTSLGGFGGGFAVPVDRYPQPVLVSGTDGVGTKLKLAFALNRHDTVGIDCVAMCVNDVLAMGAEPLFFLDYFATGKLDPKIAEQVVRGVADGCVQAGCALVGGETAEMPGIYAAGEYDLAGFAVGIVNRDRLIDGSTITAGDAVIGLASSGLHSNGFSLAHRLIADHGLSLTEPFAAEGWNTADRPLGEALLTPTRIYVRSLLVLLQEFPIHGMAHITGGGLTDNVPRMLNGRWDVLLSPRSWEIQPVFTWLAALGNLSDADLFQTFNMGVGFVMVVPGEVAEAVIARATALGERASRIGTVQPGTGQARRVGAWR is encoded by the coding sequence GTGAGTGATGCCTATCGCCGAGCAGGAGTAGATATTACGGCGGGCGATGCGGCGGCGCGTTCTTACCGCCCACATGCTGCGCGGACCTGGCGGCCAGAGGTACTGACTTCGCTGGGCGGCTTTGGCGGTGGCTTCGCTGTGCCTGTTGATCGCTACCCGCAGCCAGTGCTGGTCTCCGGGACAGATGGGGTGGGTACCAAACTCAAGCTTGCATTTGCGCTCAATCGCCATGATACGGTTGGCATTGATTGCGTCGCTATGTGTGTGAATGATGTGCTGGCAATGGGCGCCGAGCCGCTGTTCTTTCTCGATTACTTTGCAACTGGCAAGCTTGACCCAAAGATTGCTGAGCAAGTGGTGCGAGGCGTTGCGGATGGGTGTGTGCAAGCAGGCTGCGCGCTTGTCGGCGGGGAGACCGCTGAAATGCCAGGTATCTATGCTGCGGGTGAGTATGATCTGGCGGGATTCGCGGTGGGGATTGTCAATCGTGATCGCCTGATTGATGGAAGTACTATCACGGCGGGCGATGCTGTCATTGGGCTGGCTTCATCTGGATTGCATTCCAATGGCTTCTCGTTGGCGCATCGGCTGATCGCGGATCATGGGTTATCGCTTACCGAACCTTTTGCGGCTGAGGGGTGGAACACTGCCGACAGACCGCTGGGTGAGGCGCTCCTTACGCCCACGCGCATCTATGTGCGCTCGCTGCTGGTGTTACTTCAGGAGTTCCCCATTCATGGTATGGCTCATATTACGGGTGGTGGCCTGACTGATAACGTGCCACGTATGCTGAACGGACGTTGGGATGTCCTCCTGTCGCCAAGGTCATGGGAGATACAGCCGGTATTTACCTGGCTGGCTGCGCTGGGCAATCTGAGCGATGCTGATTTGTTTCAGACGTTCAATATGGGAGTGGGTTTTGTGATGGTCGTCCCTGGTGAGGTAGCTGAAGCCGTGATAGCGCGCGCTACGGCGCTGGGCGAGCGGGCGAGCCGCATTGGTACGGTGCAACCCGGAACCGGCCAGGCGCGGCGAGTGGGAGCATGGCGATGA
- the purF gene encoding amidophosphoribosyltransferase, with the protein MSQALEDSILNEWHEECGVFGIWNHPDAAQITSYALYALQHRGQESAGIAVVDGAEMPHHRGMGLVNEVFTPGTLAGLHGRAAVGHVRYSTTGSSHLANAQPLVFTFRQGNLALAHNGNLINAEQLHDELERKGSIFQSTSDTEVVAHLIARAGYADFIESIRESMRVVEGGYAMVLLTNDQLIALRDPNGLRPMALGQLGAAYVVASETCAFDTIGATFIRDIEPGEMLVIDDSGVRCERFAPAKNKALCTFEYIYFARPDSDIDGINVHMVRKQLGRVLARACPVEADVVTGVPDSSISAAIGYAEEAGMPYEIALVKNKYIGRTFIQPSQEQRQHGVALKLNVVRKVVEGKRVVIVDDSLVRGTTSARLVSLVRAAGATEVHMRISSPPVRHPCFYGIDTSDRTKLIAAQQSIPEIQQFIGADSLAYLTEEQMLGAFGITDTNTHPFCNACFTGNYPTRLYNNMQKHMLEKSGKLALR; encoded by the coding sequence ATGAGCCAGGCATTAGAGGATTCCATTCTGAATGAGTGGCATGAGGAGTGTGGGGTTTTTGGCATCTGGAACCATCCCGATGCGGCCCAGATTACCAGCTACGCGCTCTACGCCCTTCAGCATCGCGGCCAGGAGAGTGCTGGAATTGCCGTCGTTGATGGGGCTGAAATGCCTCATCATCGTGGCATGGGTCTGGTCAATGAAGTCTTTACCCCCGGAACGCTGGCCGGGCTGCATGGACGGGCCGCCGTCGGCCATGTGCGCTACTCTACCACCGGCTCTAGTCACCTTGCCAATGCGCAGCCGCTCGTCTTCACTTTTCGCCAGGGGAATCTGGCGCTGGCGCATAATGGCAACCTGATCAACGCTGAACAATTGCATGATGAGCTGGAGCGCAAAGGCAGCATCTTCCAATCTACCTCTGATACGGAGGTTGTTGCGCATTTGATTGCGCGGGCGGGCTACGCAGATTTTATTGAGAGCATCCGTGAAAGCATGCGCGTAGTAGAGGGCGGCTATGCGATGGTTTTGCTCACTAATGACCAGCTTATCGCGCTGCGCGACCCCAATGGCCTGCGCCCGATGGCGCTGGGCCAGCTTGGGGCGGCTTATGTAGTTGCCTCGGAAACATGCGCTTTTGACACCATTGGAGCAACGTTCATCCGCGACATTGAACCGGGTGAGATGCTCGTCATTGACGATAGCGGTGTTCGCTGCGAGCGTTTCGCTCCGGCCAAGAACAAGGCGCTTTGTACGTTCGAGTACATCTACTTTGCTCGCCCCGATTCGGATATTGATGGTATCAATGTTCATATGGTGCGTAAGCAACTGGGCCGGGTACTGGCTCGCGCCTGCCCTGTGGAGGCTGATGTCGTCACCGGCGTTCCCGATTCCAGCATCTCTGCGGCCATTGGCTATGCTGAAGAAGCAGGTATGCCCTACGAGATCGCGCTGGTGAAGAATAAGTATATCGGGCGCACGTTTATCCAACCCAGCCAGGAGCAGCGCCAGCATGGCGTGGCGCTGAAGCTGAACGTTGTGCGTAAAGTTGTCGAAGGAAAGCGGGTGGTGATCGTTGATGATTCGCTGGTGCGCGGCACAACCAGCGCCCGGCTGGTGAGCCTGGTGCGCGCTGCGGGGGCTACTGAGGTGCATATGCGCATCAGTTCACCCCCAGTAAGGCATCCCTGTTTCTATGGTATTGACACCAGTGATCGCACCAAGCTTATTGCTGCGCAGCAAAGCATTCCAGAGATTCAGCAGTTCATTGGAGCAGATTCGCTCGCTTATCTGACGGAAGAGCAGATGCTAGGCGCGTTTGGAATTACCGACACAAACACGCATCCTTTTTGCAATGCCTGTTTTACAGGAAATTATCCTACCCGGCTCTATAACAACATGCAGAAGCATATGCTTGAGAAAAGTGGAAAGCTGGCGCTGCGGTGA
- the purN gene encoding phosphoribosylglycinamide formyltransferase, which produces MSAFAVFASGSGSNLQRFIEETSLGGFPATLALVVSDRPGCYALARAKQAGIPVFAFNPKDFPDKGAYERAILRELRARGVAWIVLAGYMRLLGSTLLKAYQGYIVNIHPSLLPAFPGKDALGQTIQAGASMTGVTIHFVDEGIDTGPPIAQACVPVSPDDSVESLAERIHTTEHRLYPAVVADLIRFCPVYLSTL; this is translated from the coding sequence ATGAGTGCTTTTGCTGTCTTTGCCTCTGGCTCCGGCTCAAATCTACAACGCTTCATTGAGGAGACCAGCCTTGGAGGTTTCCCTGCCACACTGGCGCTGGTTGTTTCCGACCGACCAGGATGCTATGCCCTAGCGCGCGCAAAACAAGCTGGTATCCCTGTCTTCGCTTTCAACCCCAAAGATTTTCCTGATAAGGGGGCATATGAGCGCGCCATCTTGCGAGAGCTACGAGCGCGAGGGGTCGCCTGGATTGTGCTGGCGGGATATATGCGCCTTCTCGGTTCGACGCTGCTAAAGGCTTATCAAGGGTATATCGTGAATATTCATCCATCGCTCTTGCCTGCTTTTCCCGGAAAAGATGCTCTTGGACAGACCATCCAGGCGGGTGCGAGCATGACTGGTGTGACCATCCATTTTGTAGACGAGGGGATTGATACTGGTCCTCCTATAGCTCAAGCGTGTGTGCCCGTCTCCCCTGATGATAGCGTTGAATCATTGGCGGAGCGTATCCATACCACTGAGCATCGCCTGTATCCGGCGGTAGTGGCTGACCTCATTCGTTTTTGCCCAGTCTATCTTTCCACCTTGTAG
- the purQ gene encoding phosphoribosylformylglycinamidine synthase subunit PurQ: MRFAVVVFPGSNCDEDALRAIKSVLNEPVDLIWHQTASLEGYDAVIIPGGFAYGDYLRAGAIARFAPVITEVKRLAQAGHPVLGICNGFQVLTEAGLLPGALLPNNHLQFRCDIVGLRVETTRTPFTADYRAGQQIRLPIAHAQGSYFADDAALQELREHDQIVFRYLGGNPNGSVDNIAGIVNRQRNVLGMMPHPERAIHLLLGSSDGAPIFTSLLRSWKEAVYA; encoded by the coding sequence ATGAGGTTTGCGGTGGTTGTCTTTCCGGGGTCAAACTGCGACGAGGATGCGTTGCGCGCTATCAAGAGTGTGCTGAATGAGCCGGTGGACTTAATCTGGCATCAGACCGCCTCGCTGGAGGGCTACGATGCGGTGATTATTCCAGGCGGTTTTGCCTATGGAGATTATCTGCGCGCAGGAGCCATTGCTCGCTTTGCGCCTGTGATTACCGAGGTAAAGCGGCTTGCGCAGGCGGGCCATCCGGTCCTGGGCATTTGCAATGGCTTCCAGGTTTTAACCGAGGCTGGCCTGCTGCCGGGGGCGCTGCTTCCCAACAATCATCTACAGTTCCGCTGCGACATCGTGGGTCTGCGGGTGGAAACCACGCGCACACCCTTCACGGCTGACTATCGCGCCGGGCAGCAGATTCGCCTGCCCATTGCCCACGCCCAGGGCAGCTACTTCGCCGATGACGCGGCGCTGCAAGAGCTACGCGAGCATGACCAGATCGTCTTTCGCTACCTGGGGGGGAATCCTAACGGCTCAGTGGACAACATCGCGGGCATCGTGAACCGACAACGCAACGTGCTGGGTATGATGCCGCATCCAGAACGCGCTATTCATCTGCTCCTGGGGTCAAGCGATGGCGCGCCGATCTTTACCTCGCTGCTGCGTTCTTGGAAAGAGGCGGTCTATGCCTGA
- the purE gene encoding 5-(carboxyamino)imidazole ribonucleotide mutase has translation MRQVSQAGLLVVWRVEPVRRVLILMGSDSDLPVMKGAVEALSELGIPYEIHIASAHRTPEKAMRLAATAAAEGYGVLIAGAGGAAHLPGVLAAATTLPVIGVPIASGALNGVDALYAIVQMPRGIPVATVAIDGAYNAGLLAAQMLAISDDELAERLASYRHRLAEQVEAKDRRLSEAGVTGYLTQKKSE, from the coding sequence ATGAGGCAAGTTTCCCAGGCCGGGCTTCTTGTTGTTTGGAGGGTTGAACCAGTGCGCCGCGTCTTGATTCTTATGGGCAGCGATTCCGATCTACCAGTTATGAAAGGCGCTGTCGAGGCGCTGTCTGAACTCGGCATTCCGTATGAAATTCATATTGCCTCTGCACACCGCACGCCAGAGAAAGCGATGCGCCTGGCCGCAACTGCGGCAGCGGAGGGGTACGGCGTCTTGATCGCGGGGGCTGGTGGCGCTGCTCATCTGCCAGGCGTGCTTGCCGCTGCCACGACTTTACCAGTAATCGGCGTTCCGATTGCATCGGGCGCTCTTAATGGAGTGGACGCGCTTTACGCGATTGTACAGATGCCGCGCGGCATTCCTGTGGCGACTGTCGCTATTGATGGCGCCTACAACGCGGGATTACTGGCGGCTCAGATGCTAGCCATAAGTGACGATGAGTTGGCCGAACGCCTCGCCTCCTACCGCCACAGGCTGGCAGAACAAGTCGAGGCAAAGGACCGGCGGCTGAGCGAAGCAGGCGTTACAGGGTATCTGACGCAAAAAAAGAGCGAATAA
- the fdhF gene encoding formate dehydrogenase subunit alpha, with translation MSVDKHLFRHQQVDTFDFYQGERQPARWQSTEQVDRYVPTHCCYCGVQCGMYLKVAHGQVVGVEPREDFPLNHGMLCPKGATAYQTVNHPDRLLHPLLRRGGKNSPLEQVSWDEALDTIARRFQAIQAEHGKDALAVFSGSSMTNEKCYLAGKFARVALGTRHCDYNGRLCMSSATGANELSLGIDRAANPISDMLHADCIFVIGANVGECFPIVTSYLWQARDQGCKLIVADPRQTPIARTSDIFLPLRSGTDSALLNGMLYVLLKEGLIDEDFIRARTVGWEETRALVEQYPPELVAKVCGLRPEAIIEAALTYGRAKAALIYHARGIEHQSKGVDNAVAAINLALATGNFGRPGAGCGTLTGQGNGQGGREVGQKASQLPGCREIDHPEDRASICSIWGIDEKDLPHSGYPATLMIPAMLRQEIRACYLLCSNPMVSLPDQHTVERALRGLDFFVVTDFFLSETAELADLVLPGTTWAEDEGTTTSLEGRVIKYNKAVDPPGEARTDWEIMCDLARRLSKGAYFDFHSPREIFDELRLCTRGAKSDYWGITYEKIEEQNGVFWPCPSEDHPGTPRLYEERFGFPDGKARFHPITYLPPAEEPDEEYPLVLTTGRVVYHYLSGTQTRRVPFLQEQAPHPWVELHEQAAGRLGVGDGDWVTVRTRRGEITLRALVVRSIRPDSLFIPYHYGHTEAVNQLTNPVLEPRMKIPEYKVCAAALTKANQPPTWAADNPAEAAAALARLHELPAAGAKPNPTLR, from the coding sequence ATGAGTGTTGATAAACATCTGTTTCGGCATCAACAGGTTGATACCTTCGATTTTTATCAAGGGGAGCGGCAGCCAGCGCGTTGGCAATCCACTGAGCAAGTAGATCGCTATGTGCCAACGCACTGCTGTTATTGTGGCGTACAGTGTGGTATGTATCTCAAAGTAGCGCACGGCCAGGTGGTGGGCGTGGAACCGCGCGAAGATTTCCCTTTGAATCACGGTATGCTTTGCCCGAAGGGCGCTACAGCCTATCAGACAGTCAATCACCCTGATCGCTTGTTGCACCCGCTGCTGCGACGTGGGGGCAAAAACAGCCCGCTGGAGCAGGTGAGTTGGGATGAGGCGCTGGATACGATAGCGCGGCGTTTTCAGGCGATTCAGGCCGAACATGGCAAAGATGCGCTGGCGGTCTTTAGCGGCTCGTCAATGACCAATGAGAAGTGCTATCTGGCGGGCAAGTTCGCTCGTGTAGCCCTGGGTACACGGCATTGCGACTACAACGGGCGGTTGTGCATGTCGTCGGCTACCGGAGCGAATGAACTCTCGCTGGGCATTGACCGTGCCGCCAACCCCATCAGCGATATGCTGCATGCTGATTGCATTTTTGTGATTGGGGCGAATGTAGGTGAATGCTTCCCGATTGTAACCAGCTATCTCTGGCAGGCGCGCGATCAGGGGTGCAAACTCATTGTCGCTGACCCTCGCCAGACGCCGATTGCGCGCACTTCGGACATCTTTCTGCCCCTGCGTTCCGGCACCGATTCGGCCCTGCTGAATGGAATGCTGTACGTTCTTCTCAAAGAGGGGTTGATTGACGAGGACTTTATCCGCGCGCGCACGGTGGGCTGGGAGGAAACCAGAGCCTTGGTGGAGCAGTATCCGCCAGAGTTGGTTGCGAAGGTCTGTGGCCTGCGCCCGGAAGCGATTATTGAAGCGGCGCTGACCTATGGTCGGGCAAAGGCCGCGCTGATTTATCATGCGCGCGGCATCGAACATCAGAGCAAAGGCGTGGATAATGCCGTCGCGGCGATTAACCTGGCCCTGGCAACGGGCAACTTCGGGCGGCCTGGGGCTGGCTGTGGGACACTTACCGGCCAGGGGAATGGGCAGGGTGGCCGCGAGGTGGGCCAGAAAGCCTCACAATTGCCCGGCTGCCGCGAGATTGACCATCCTGAAGATCGCGCTTCTATCTGTTCGATTTGGGGTATTGATGAGAAGGACTTGCCACATTCCGGCTATCCGGCCACGCTGATGATTCCAGCCATGCTGCGTCAGGAGATTCGTGCCTGCTATCTGCTCTGCTCGAACCCGATGGTCTCGCTCCCTGATCAACACACGGTTGAGCGTGCCCTGCGCGGGCTGGATTTCTTCGTTGTCACGGATTTCTTCCTCTCCGAGACGGCGGAACTGGCCGATCTGGTCTTACCTGGGACCACCTGGGCAGAGGATGAGGGCACTACGACCAGTCTAGAGGGGCGGGTCATCAAATACAATAAGGCTGTCGATCCGCCAGGGGAGGCACGTACTGACTGGGAGATTATGTGTGATCTGGCGCGCCGCCTGAGCAAAGGGGCGTATTTTGACTTCCATTCGCCGCGTGAAATTTTTGATGAACTGCGGCTCTGCACCAGGGGAGCTAAGTCGGATTACTGGGGCATTACCTATGAAAAGATCGAGGAGCAAAACGGCGTCTTCTGGCCCTGCCCATCAGAAGATCATCCCGGCACGCCGCGCCTGTATGAAGAACGTTTCGGCTTTCCTGATGGCAAGGCGCGCTTCCATCCGATTACCTATCTCCCGCCAGCCGAAGAGCCAGACGAGGAGTATCCTCTGGTACTGACGACGGGGCGTGTTGTCTACCACTACCTCTCCGGCACGCAGACACGGCGGGTGCCTTTCCTCCAGGAGCAGGCTCCCCATCCCTGGGTTGAACTTCATGAGCAAGCGGCTGGGCGGCTAGGCGTTGGTGATGGCGATTGGGTGACGGTTCGCACGCGTCGCGGGGAGATCACGCTGCGCGCGCTGGTGGTGCGCTCGATTCGTCCCGACTCGCTCTTCATCCCTTATCACTATGGACACACGGAGGCTGTTAACCAGCTTACCAATCCGGTGTTGGAGCCACGTATGAAGATACCTGAATACAAAGTCTGTGCCGCTGCTCTGACCAAAGCGAACCAACCGCCGACCTGGGCGGCGGATAATCCAGCGGAGGCCGCCGCAGCCCTGGCCCGGCTGCATGAGCTTCCAGCGGCTGGGGCAAAGCCGAACCCAACGTTACGTTAG
- the purL gene encoding phosphoribosylformylglycinamidine synthase subunit PurL yields MPEPAPTQIQEQRLYLNFGLRDEEYERICARLGRLPNYVEVGIFSVLWSEHCSYKSSKRRLRVLPTKGPQVLQGPGENAGIVDIGGGLGVAFKMESHNHPSAIEPFQGAATGVGGIIRDIFTMGARPIALLDSLRFGSLNQERNRYLFEQVVAGIASYGNCVGIPTVGGEVIFDEAYTHNPLVNAMCVGLMRHDQIARGMAEGVGNPVLVVGARTGRDGIHGATFASVEDPHSRERSAVQVGDPFMEKLLLEACLELIESGAVVGIQDMGAAGLTSSSAEMASRAGSGIDIDVALVPRRETGMTPYEVMLSETQERMLVVMRRGHEAQAQTIFAKWGLDAVEVGQVTDSGRLRILERGRIAGDLPIVALVDDAPIYDRPAERPAYLDNALLMSADALPESADLAADLLALLARPTLASKSYVYRQYDSMVRAATVVRPGSDAAVVALPDFRRGIAMTTDGNGRYVYLNPHAGGMHAVAEAARNLVCVGARPLAVTDCLNFGNPEKPGIFYQFVESIQGISEACLKLGTPVVSGNVSFYNETNGQDIFPTPIIGMVGVVDDLNHLTTPALKTAGNFLILLGAERATTLGGSEYAAMKRGKALGPTPPIDLDLEARVQTTCLELIRAGIVRSAHDVSDGGLAVALAEMCIAGDKGAILGWEIEGCAEIALFGESAARIVVEVDPKDMDHFERIAGSCLILGRVVDDDLLRIALPPRDQQRGEQQEGATLSLSVASLKAQWEGAFV; encoded by the coding sequence ATGCCTGAGCCAGCGCCCACGCAGATTCAGGAGCAACGCCTTTATCTCAATTTTGGTCTGCGTGATGAAGAGTACGAGCGCATCTGCGCCCGCTTGGGACGCCTGCCAAATTATGTCGAAGTCGGCATCTTCAGCGTACTCTGGTCAGAGCATTGCAGCTATAAAAGCTCAAAGCGGCGCCTGCGCGTGCTCCCAACCAAAGGGCCACAGGTGCTTCAGGGGCCAGGAGAGAACGCCGGAATCGTTGACATTGGTGGTGGCCTGGGCGTGGCCTTCAAGATGGAGAGCCATAACCACCCATCGGCAATCGAACCATTTCAGGGGGCAGCCACCGGCGTAGGAGGCATTATCCGCGACATCTTTACGATGGGCGCGCGGCCTATCGCTCTGCTGGATAGCCTGCGATTTGGCTCGCTCAATCAGGAACGCAACAGGTATCTCTTCGAGCAGGTTGTAGCGGGCATCGCCAGTTATGGGAACTGTGTTGGCATCCCAACAGTTGGCGGCGAGGTGATCTTCGACGAAGCTTACACCCATAATCCGCTGGTAAATGCTATGTGTGTCGGGCTGATGCGCCATGACCAGATCGCGCGCGGAATGGCTGAGGGTGTGGGCAACCCGGTGCTGGTGGTCGGCGCCAGGACTGGCCGCGATGGCATTCATGGCGCTACGTTTGCCTCGGTTGAAGACCCCCACAGCCGCGAACGCTCGGCAGTGCAGGTGGGCGATCCGTTTATGGAGAAGCTGCTTTTGGAAGCCTGCCTGGAACTGATCGAGAGCGGCGCGGTGGTTGGCATTCAGGATATGGGGGCGGCTGGTCTCACGTCTTCGAGTGCTGAGATGGCAAGCCGCGCAGGAAGCGGCATTGACATTGATGTGGCGCTGGTTCCGCGCCGCGAAACGGGTATGACGCCCTATGAAGTGATGCTCTCGGAAACGCAGGAGCGCATGTTAGTTGTGATGCGACGTGGACACGAGGCGCAAGCGCAGACCATCTTTGCCAAATGGGGGCTGGATGCTGTTGAGGTTGGGCAGGTCACGGACAGCGGGCGGCTGCGTATTCTGGAGCGTGGGCGGATCGCTGGTGATCTGCCGATTGTGGCATTGGTGGATGATGCGCCCATCTATGACCGTCCGGCGGAGCGCCCGGCTTATCTTGATAATGCTCTGCTGATGAGCGCCGATGCCCTGCCGGAATCGGCTGATCTCGCCGCCGATTTGCTGGCGCTGCTGGCGCGACCAACCCTTGCCAGTAAAAGCTACGTATATCGCCAGTATGATTCAATGGTGCGCGCGGCGACGGTCGTTCGCCCTGGCAGTGATGCGGCAGTGGTGGCCTTGCCCGATTTCCGGCGGGGAATTGCGATGACGACCGATGGCAATGGCCGCTACGTCTATCTGAACCCACACGCGGGCGGGATGCACGCAGTTGCCGAAGCAGCGCGCAATCTGGTCTGCGTTGGCGCACGACCACTGGCCGTTACGGATTGCTTGAACTTTGGCAACCCTGAAAAGCCCGGTATCTTCTATCAATTTGTTGAAAGCATTCAGGGCATCAGCGAAGCCTGCCTGAAGCTAGGGACGCCGGTAGTCAGCGGCAACGTCAGCTTCTACAACGAGACGAATGGTCAGGACATCTTCCCCACGCCGATTATCGGCATGGTTGGCGTTGTGGATGACCTGAATCACCTGACGACGCCAGCCCTGAAAACGGCGGGGAACTTCTTGATTCTGCTGGGCGCGGAACGAGCGACGACCTTGGGGGGCAGCGAATATGCCGCTATGAAAAGAGGCAAGGCGCTTGGGCCGACGCCGCCTATTGACCTCGATCTGGAGGCGCGCGTTCAGACCACCTGTTTGGAGCTTATCCGCGCTGGCATTGTTCGTTCAGCACACGATGTCTCTGATGGTGGTTTGGCCGTTGCGCTGGCCGAGATGTGTATTGCAGGCGATAAGGGCGCGATACTTGGCTGGGAGATCGAGGGCTGCGCGGAGATAGCCCTTTTTGGCGAGAGCGCGGCACGTATCGTGGTAGAGGTTGACCCAAAGGACATGGATCACTTTGAGAGGATTGCTGGATCATGCCTGATACTTGGCCGCGTGGTTGACGATGATTTGCTGCGTATCGCCCTGCCGCCCCGCGATCAGCAGCGAGGCGAGCAGCAAGAGGGAGCAACGTTGAGCCTTTCAGTCGCGTCATTGAAAGCGCAGTGGGAAGGAGCGTTTGTATGA
- the purC gene encoding phosphoribosylaminoimidazolesuccinocarboxamide synthase, producing the protein MSTLEKRELLYEGKAKQVYATERPDQVVVFYKDDATAFNGEKRGTIIGKGELNNRMTTIFFEVLGRAGIPTHFIQQLSPREQLVKKVKIVLIEVVVRNIAAGSLSKRLGLPEGEELRQPVVEWYYKNDELGDPLINEDHIAALKLAAPEQLQQMRTYALTINRILREHLAQRRVLLVDFKLEFGADAEGHLLLADEISPDTCRFWDAETREKLDKDRFRRDLGGVEGAYQEMLHRVGGLV; encoded by the coding sequence ATGAGCACTTTGGAGAAACGCGAGCTACTGTACGAAGGTAAAGCCAAGCAGGTCTATGCTACTGAGCGGCCAGATCAGGTGGTTGTCTTCTATAAGGATGATGCGACAGCTTTCAACGGTGAGAAGCGCGGCACAATTATTGGCAAGGGTGAATTGAACAATCGGATGACCACCATTTTCTTTGAGGTGCTGGGGCGAGCAGGCATCCCTACTCATTTTATCCAGCAACTCTCCCCGCGCGAGCAGTTGGTAAAGAAAGTGAAGATTGTGCTCATTGAGGTCGTTGTGCGAAACATTGCCGCAGGCTCGCTCTCCAAAAGGCTGGGGCTGCCGGAAGGCGAAGAACTGCGGCAACCCGTTGTGGAATGGTATTACAAGAATGACGAACTGGGCGACCCGCTGATCAATGAAGACCATATTGCCGCGTTGAAGCTGGCGGCGCCAGAGCAACTTCAGCAGATGCGCACCTATGCGTTGACCATCAACAGGATTTTGCGGGAGCATCTGGCGCAGCGCAGGGTACTGCTGGTGGACTTCAAGCTGGAGTTTGGCGCTGATGCCGAAGGGCACTTGCTGCTGGCGGATGAAATCTCGCCGGATACCTGCCGGTTCTGGGATGCGGAGACGCGGGAGAAACTGGATAAAGATCGCTTCCGCCGCGATCTTGGCGGCGTCGAAGGAGCGTATCAGGAGATGTTGCATCGAGTGGGAGGTCTCGTATGA
- the purS gene encoding phosphoribosylformylglycinamidine synthase subunit PurS, translated as MTFCAQIHVTLKPSVFDPQGATVVRALGTLGFDEVADVRVGKYLEVRLTAHDEATARQRVSGMCETLLTNPVIERYEFTLAQEEA; from the coding sequence ATGACCTTTTGCGCCCAAATCCATGTCACACTGAAGCCGAGCGTCTTTGACCCACAGGGAGCTACTGTCGTGCGCGCGCTGGGAACGTTAGGCTTCGATGAAGTGGCGGATGTGCGCGTCGGCAAGTACCTGGAAGTGCGCCTGACCGCGCACGACGAAGCGACAGCCCGCCAGCGGGTTTCTGGAATGTGCGAGACGCTGCTGACCAATCCGGTGATCGAGCGTTATGAATTCACGCTTGCACAGGAGGAAGCATGA